A genome region from Baekduia alba includes the following:
- a CDS encoding NADP-dependent oxidoreductase, which translates to MSQSNRQIRLAARPQGECKPTDWEHVDAETRAPGEGEFAGVTKLISLDPAMRGWLNDVRSYIPPVGIGEVMRAGSIVEVTASNHPKFAVGDHVVGTFGVQSHVVSDGRGALRVDPSAAPLPTYLGALGMPGMTAYFGLLDVGALKGEGETVLVSGAAGAVGTMVGQIAKVKGARVVGIAGGPEKCAMLVGELGFDAAVDYRGDDVRGALRAATPDRVDVYFDNVGGDILDLALTRLNLKARIAICGAISQYNNETTVQGPANYLSLLVSRARMEGFVVFDYARQFPEAAAAIAGWIGEGRIVTKEHVVQGAIDDFPETLSMLFRGENVGKLVLQVA; encoded by the coding sequence ATGTCCCAGAGCAACCGTCAGATCCGCCTCGCGGCACGGCCGCAGGGCGAGTGCAAGCCGACCGACTGGGAGCACGTCGACGCCGAGACGCGTGCGCCCGGGGAGGGGGAGTTCGCCGGGGTCACCAAGCTGATCTCGCTCGACCCCGCGATGCGCGGGTGGCTCAACGACGTCCGCTCCTACATCCCGCCGGTCGGCATCGGCGAGGTGATGCGCGCCGGCTCGATCGTGGAGGTGACGGCGTCCAACCACCCCAAGTTCGCGGTCGGCGACCACGTCGTCGGGACGTTCGGCGTCCAGTCGCACGTCGTCAGCGACGGGCGCGGCGCGCTGCGGGTCGACCCGTCGGCGGCGCCGCTGCCGACCTACCTCGGCGCGCTGGGCATGCCGGGCATGACCGCGTACTTCGGGCTGCTGGACGTCGGCGCGCTGAAGGGCGAGGGCGAGACGGTCCTGGTCTCCGGCGCGGCGGGTGCCGTCGGCACCATGGTCGGCCAGATCGCCAAGGTCAAGGGCGCGCGCGTGGTGGGCATCGCCGGCGGCCCGGAGAAGTGCGCCATGTTGGTCGGGGAGCTCGGCTTCGACGCCGCCGTGGACTACCGCGGCGACGACGTCCGCGGCGCGCTGCGCGCCGCGACGCCGGACCGCGTCGACGTGTACTTCGACAACGTTGGCGGGGACATCCTGGACCTCGCGCTCACGCGCCTGAACCTGAAGGCCCGCATCGCCATCTGCGGCGCGATCAGCCAGTACAACAACGAGACGACCGTGCAGGGTCCGGCGAACTACCTGTCGCTGCTGGTCTCCCGCGCGCGCATGGAGGGCTTCGTCGTCTTCGACTACGCCCGGCAGTTCCCGGAGGCGGCGGCCGCGATCGCGGGCTGGATCGGCGAGGGCAGGATCGTCACCAAGGAGCACGTCGTGCAGGGCGCGATCGACGACTTCCCCGAGACGTTGAGCATGCTCTTCCGCGGCGAGAACGTCGGCAAGCTCGTGCTCCAGGTCGCCTGA
- a CDS encoding anthranilate phosphoribosyltransferase: MTESATQPLRGRAGYAGFRAMIKAVATGPRGSRDLTFDEAREATAALLAGEVSPAQVGAFLIGLRVKGEGAEELAGVTAALRDRAAPLHVEGVAGNRPLVASAGAFDGVADAPPLSLAAAVCAAAAGAAVVTSCGGRLGPKHGITVAEVLGALGGPARPTPTESEAMLARAGVSVVHAGAALPGWEALAKTRDEIGLRGPIHSAEKLVDWFGARRFVVGHTHGSYAGRLLGALERLGADRAIAIRGVEGSDVLRPGRPVAVLSHAGGAVDLPERLGLVLRGDADPEVAADLTRAVLRGEDAGPARQAVALSGAVRLIAAGTTNDPADALRRCEAVLDDGRAAATLDALLG, translated from the coding sequence ATGACCGAGAGCGCCACGCAGCCGCTGCGCGGGCGGGCAGGCTACGCCGGCTTCCGCGCGATGATCAAGGCGGTCGCGACCGGCCCGCGCGGGTCGCGCGACCTGACGTTCGACGAGGCGCGCGAGGCGACGGCCGCGCTGCTCGCCGGCGAGGTGTCGCCGGCGCAGGTGGGCGCGTTCCTGATCGGACTGCGCGTCAAGGGCGAAGGCGCCGAGGAGCTGGCGGGGGTCACCGCGGCGCTGCGCGACCGCGCGGCCCCGCTGCACGTCGAAGGGGTGGCCGGCAACCGTCCGCTGGTGGCGAGCGCCGGCGCCTTCGACGGCGTCGCCGACGCGCCGCCGCTCTCGCTCGCGGCGGCGGTGTGCGCCGCCGCGGCCGGGGCGGCCGTCGTCACGAGCTGCGGCGGCCGGCTCGGTCCCAAGCACGGCATCACGGTGGCCGAGGTGCTCGGCGCGCTCGGCGGTCCGGCGCGGCCGACGCCCACGGAGTCCGAGGCGATGCTCGCGCGCGCGGGGGTCTCGGTGGTGCACGCCGGCGCGGCCCTGCCCGGCTGGGAGGCGCTGGCCAAGACCCGCGACGAGATCGGCCTGCGGGGCCCGATCCACAGCGCCGAGAAGCTCGTGGACTGGTTCGGCGCCCGGCGCTTCGTCGTCGGCCACACCCACGGCAGCTACGCGGGCCGGCTGCTCGGCGCGCTGGAGCGGCTGGGTGCAGACCGCGCGATCGCCATCCGCGGCGTCGAGGGCTCCGACGTGCTGCGCCCCGGCCGGCCGGTCGCGGTGCTGTCGCATGCGGGTGGCGCCGTCGACCTGCCCGAGCGCCTCGGCCTCGTCCTGCGCGGCGACGCCGACCCCGAGGTCGCGGCCGACCTCACGCGTGCCGTGCTGCGTGGCGAGGACGCCGGTCCGGCGCGCCAGGCCGTGGCGCTCAGCGGAGCGGTCCGCCTGATCGCCGCGGGGACGACGAACGACCCGGCCGACGCCCTGCGCCGCTGCGAGGCGGTGCTGGACGACGGCCGGGCCGCGGCGACGCTCGACGCGTTGCTCGGCTAG
- a CDS encoding TetR/AcrR family transcriptional regulator: MPPAVPATEIRARILGAMARLAADKGYAAVTIDDLARAARISKRTFYAHFADKERCLLAAYEAAASSVYDAAERAAAQDGGNWRRQVDTVIATYLMALAAQPEMTRLFLIEIQAAGAAALELHLAVDLRYAALLRRIVRRGGRRTLPQPMAIALLGAVNELVLHEVANDRTTRLPRLLGTVRPLFDAALGRNLGM, from the coding sequence ATGCCCCCCGCCGTCCCCGCCACCGAGATCCGCGCCCGCATCCTCGGCGCGATGGCGCGCCTGGCCGCCGACAAGGGCTACGCGGCGGTCACGATCGACGACCTCGCCCGCGCGGCGCGCATCTCCAAGCGCACGTTCTACGCCCACTTCGCCGACAAGGAGCGCTGCCTGCTGGCGGCCTACGAGGCGGCGGCGTCCTCGGTCTACGACGCCGCCGAGCGCGCGGCCGCGCAGGACGGCGGCAACTGGCGCCGCCAGGTCGACACGGTCATCGCCACCTACCTGATGGCGCTGGCCGCCCAGCCGGAGATGACGCGCCTCTTCCTGATCGAGATCCAGGCGGCGGGCGCGGCGGCGCTGGAGCTCCACCTCGCCGTCGACCTCCGCTACGCCGCGCTGCTGCGCCGGATCGTCAGGCGCGGCGGCCGGCGAACGCTGCCCCAACCCATGGCCATTGCCCTGCTCGGGGCCGTCAACGAGCTCGTCCTGCACGAGGTCGCCAACGACCGCACGACCCGCCTGCCGCGCCTCCTGGGCACCGTCCGCCCCCTCTTCGACGCTGCCCTCGGACGAAATCTGGGTATGTGA
- a CDS encoding glutamine synthetase family protein, which produces MGPRDTYVLRTAEERGVRFVRLWFVDVLGILKSLAVPASELEQVLEDGVGLDGSSLEGAARRRERDVIAYPDPSTFALLPWRDGVVGRMFCTVREPDGGAFPADSRDALQRVLAQVADLGWTVQVGAEIEFFLFAGEDDSPVPRPLDDGAYFDLTPLDEGSDFRRRTIDHLEHLGIPVKASHHEVAPSQHEIQLAHTDALSMADAITTFRLTVKEVASELGLFATFMPKPLQEHAGSGMHLHLSLFDGDRNVFHDPDPSTPLSPQGRRFLAGILAHAGELTLLTNQWVNSYKRLANGFEAPRHVQWTRTGGAGLVRVPASRPTRETATRIELRSPDPGANPYLSLALVLAAGLRGIERGYQLGPEANGDDAASVDAPKLPADLREATDRFESSDLARETLGDRVVDLVVANKRAEWDAYQATVSTWELERFLRLL; this is translated from the coding sequence ATGGGTCCACGGGATACATACGTGCTGCGCACGGCCGAGGAGCGCGGCGTCCGCTTCGTCCGCCTCTGGTTCGTCGACGTCCTCGGCATCCTCAAATCGCTCGCCGTCCCCGCCTCCGAGCTCGAGCAGGTGCTCGAGGACGGCGTCGGCCTGGACGGCTCGAGCCTCGAAGGCGCCGCCCGGCGCCGCGAGCGCGACGTCATCGCCTACCCCGACCCGTCCACGTTCGCGCTGCTCCCCTGGCGCGACGGGGTGGTCGGCCGCATGTTCTGCACCGTGCGCGAGCCCGACGGAGGCGCCTTCCCGGCCGACTCGCGCGACGCGCTGCAGCGCGTCCTGGCCCAGGTCGCCGACCTCGGCTGGACCGTCCAGGTCGGCGCCGAGATCGAGTTCTTCCTCTTCGCGGGCGAGGACGACAGCCCGGTGCCGCGCCCGCTGGACGACGGCGCCTACTTCGACCTGACGCCGCTCGACGAGGGCTCGGACTTCCGCCGCCGGACGATCGACCACCTCGAGCACCTCGGCATCCCGGTCAAGGCCAGCCACCACGAGGTGGCGCCCAGCCAGCACGAGATCCAGCTCGCCCACACCGACGCGCTCTCGATGGCCGACGCGATCACGACGTTCCGCCTCACGGTCAAGGAGGTCGCGTCGGAGCTGGGCCTCTTCGCCACCTTCATGCCCAAGCCGCTGCAGGAGCACGCGGGCAGCGGGATGCACCTGCACCTGAGCCTCTTCGACGGCGACCGCAACGTCTTCCACGACCCGGACCCGAGCACACCGCTGTCGCCGCAGGGCCGGCGCTTCCTGGCCGGGATCCTCGCCCACGCCGGCGAGCTGACGCTGCTGACCAACCAGTGGGTCAACTCCTACAAGCGGCTCGCGAACGGCTTCGAGGCGCCGCGGCACGTGCAGTGGACGCGGACCGGTGGCGCGGGTCTCGTGCGTGTCCCCGCGTCGCGGCCGACGCGGGAGACGGCGACGCGGATCGAGCTGCGCTCGCCGGACCCCGGCGCCAACCCGTACCTGTCGCTGGCGCTCGTGCTCGCCGCCGGCCTGCGCGGCATCGAGCGCGGCTACCAGCTGGGCCCGGAGGCCAACGGCGACGACGCCGCGTCGGTCGACGCGCCAAAGCTCCCCGCCGACCTGCGCGAGGCCACCGACCGCTTCGAGTCCTCCGACCTCGCGCGCGAGACCCTCGGCGACCGCGTCGTCGACCTGGTCGTCGCCAACAAGCGCGCGGAGTGGGACGCCTACCAGGCCACAGTCTCGACCTGGGAGCTGGAACGCTTCCTACGGTTGTTGTAG
- a CDS encoding winged helix-turn-helix domain-containing protein produces MPEAWIYTDESVDDVASDVARLLAELGFAPRKVSANGSLRPEGDGGAPPRPPDLALVLSDPGLCARLEGDEDLGDVPVVVAIDGAELDHGGAVHEGHELIVLPLRAAELRARIARARRRVNGVPDDNVVRVGSLAVNLATYQVAIDARPIDFTYMEYELLKFLVTHPGRVFGREALLSRVWGFDYYGGARTVDVHVRRVRAKLGAEHAGRIKTVRSVGYRFEGEGR; encoded by the coding sequence ATGCCGGAGGCGTGGATCTACACCGACGAGTCGGTCGACGACGTGGCCTCCGACGTCGCGCGGCTGCTCGCCGAGCTGGGCTTCGCGCCACGCAAGGTGTCGGCCAACGGCTCGCTGCGGCCCGAGGGCGACGGCGGCGCGCCGCCGCGGCCGCCCGACCTCGCGCTCGTGCTGAGCGACCCGGGGCTGTGCGCGCGCCTCGAGGGCGACGAGGACCTCGGCGACGTGCCGGTCGTCGTCGCGATCGACGGCGCCGAGCTCGACCACGGCGGTGCAGTCCACGAGGGCCACGAGCTGATCGTCCTGCCGCTGCGCGCCGCCGAGCTGCGCGCCCGGATCGCCCGCGCGCGCCGCCGCGTCAACGGCGTCCCGGACGACAACGTCGTGCGGGTCGGGTCGCTGGCGGTCAACCTCGCGACCTACCAGGTCGCCATCGACGCGCGGCCGATCGACTTCACCTACATGGAGTACGAGTTGTTGAAGTTCCTGGTGACCCATCCGGGTCGCGTCTTCGGTCGCGAGGCGCTGCTGAGCCGCGTCTGGGGCTTCGACTACTACGGGGGCGCGCGCACGGTGGACGTCCACGTGCGCCGCGTGCGCGCCAAGCTCGGGGCCGAGCACGCCGGCCGGATCAAGACCGTGCGCAGCGTCGGCTACCGCTTCGAAGGAGAGGGACGATGA
- a CDS encoding MFS transporter, whose product MSTTIDVSGTPAAAAASASAAARGRRGRWIDQWEPEDERFWAATGQRIARKNLLWSVFAEHLGFCIWSIWAIVVINLVNVGIALSVPEQFWLTATPNLIGSALRIPYTFALPRFGGRLWTLVSALLLLIPTALLAFLVPSGWLADQPHSTQMAVLLGCAATAGVGGGNFSSSMANISFFYPDGKKGFALGLNAAGGNLGVALTQLVVPLVIIVGVSGAVVKLPVHPVHLGYAGLLFMPFIALAAVGAWRYMDSLTQARTDTTAYRQAIRQPQTWVMSMLYIGTFGSFIGYSFALPLVIKNTFPEFLAGHPFIATYLAGLGFAGALVGSLARPLGGLLSDRIGGARVTLTAFLGMGACTLVAIAGVNAHSFATFFGAYMIIFLLAGVGNGSTYRMIPAIFAALGRRAGDGKDTMLSFKRQTAAVIGIAGAVGAFGGFLIQVAFRQASLDVSALMKAAKDPAEKASIAAAHQDWSVSALWVFVGAYAVFAVMTYVVYVRRASPLTGV is encoded by the coding sequence ATGAGCACGACGATCGACGTGTCCGGGACGCCTGCCGCCGCAGCCGCGTCCGCCAGCGCAGCGGCCCGCGGTCGTCGAGGCCGCTGGATCGACCAGTGGGAGCCGGAGGACGAGCGCTTCTGGGCGGCCACGGGCCAGCGCATCGCACGCAAGAACCTGCTCTGGTCGGTCTTCGCCGAGCACCTCGGCTTCTGCATCTGGTCGATCTGGGCGATCGTCGTCATCAACCTGGTCAACGTCGGGATCGCGCTCTCGGTGCCCGAGCAGTTCTGGCTGACGGCGACGCCGAACTTGATCGGCTCGGCCCTTCGCATCCCCTACACCTTCGCGCTGCCGCGCTTCGGCGGCCGCCTGTGGACGCTCGTCAGCGCGCTGCTGCTGCTGATCCCGACGGCGCTGCTGGCGTTCCTGGTGCCCAGCGGTTGGCTGGCCGATCAGCCGCACTCCACGCAGATGGCGGTCCTGCTCGGGTGCGCGGCCACGGCCGGCGTCGGCGGCGGCAACTTCTCGTCGTCGATGGCCAACATCTCGTTCTTCTACCCGGACGGCAAGAAGGGCTTCGCGCTGGGTCTGAACGCCGCGGGCGGAAACCTCGGCGTGGCGCTCACCCAGCTCGTCGTCCCGCTGGTCATCATCGTCGGCGTCTCGGGCGCGGTCGTCAAGCTGCCGGTCCACCCGGTGCACCTGGGCTACGCGGGCCTGCTGTTCATGCCGTTCATCGCGCTGGCCGCGGTCGGCGCCTGGCGGTACATGGACAGCCTGACGCAGGCGCGGACCGACACCACCGCCTACCGGCAGGCGATCCGCCAGCCGCAGACGTGGGTCATGTCGATGCTCTACATCGGGACGTTCGGCTCGTTCATCGGGTACTCGTTCGCCTTGCCGTTGGTCATCAAGAACACGTTCCCGGAGTTCCTGGCCGGGCATCCGTTCATCGCGACCTACCTCGCGGGCCTCGGCTTCGCCGGCGCGCTGGTCGGCTCGCTGGCCCGTCCGCTGGGCGGCCTGCTCTCGGACCGCATCGGCGGTGCGCGCGTGACGCTGACGGCGTTCCTCGGGATGGGCGCGTGCACGCTGGTGGCGATCGCGGGGGTCAACGCCCACTCGTTCGCGACGTTCTTCGGCGCCTACATGATCATCTTCCTGCTGGCCGGCGTCGGCAACGGCTCGACGTACCGGATGATCCCCGCGATCTTCGCCGCGCTCGGCCGGCGCGCGGGCGACGGCAAGGACACCATGTTGTCGTTCAAGCGCCAGACCGCGGCGGTGATCGGCATCGCGGGAGCGGTCGGCGCGTTCGGCGGCTTCCTGATCCAGGTCGCCTTCCGCCAGGCCAGCCTCGACGTGTCGGCCCTCATGAAGGCGGCGAAGGACCCGGCCGAGAAGGCGTCGATCGCCGCGGCGCACCAGGACTGGTCGGTCTCGGCGCTGTGGGTGTTCGTCGGCGCCTACGCCGTGTTCGCGGTCATGACGTACGTCGTCTACGTGCGCCGCGCCAGCCCGCTGACCGGCGTCTAG
- a CDS encoding EAL domain-containing protein, with the protein MREERDRAQRTSRSRRRSSSSSSPAGASSSSTARAALLGFAEDARRGRDWFNAVVPATDRLDARRAEAQVADHDALTGLPNRPQLGASIGVALFPEHATDAESLLKRSDSAMSQAKRTGSGSVALYEQQEGDARARLSLTTRLRRAIGEVRLHCQPIVSPTDGLMIGVEALVRWEDPTHGLVPPADVIPIAEETGLIDPIGDCSSRSSVSRRRAGPRARLRRSWRGDKVEGQARAVPLGAPSSR; encoded by the coding sequence TTGCGCGAGGAGCGCGACCGCGCACAGCGTACCTCGAGGTCGCGTCGACGCTCGTCGTCGTCCTCGAGCCCCGCGGGCGCGTCGAGCTCATCAACCGCCAGGGCTGCGCTGCTGGGTTTCGCCGAGGACGCGCGGCGCGGCCGCGACTGGTTCAACGCGGTCGTCCCGGCCACCGACCGCCTCGACGCCCGGCGCGCGGAGGCCCAGGTCGCCGACCACGACGCGCTCACCGGCCTGCCCAACCGGCCCCAGCTCGGTGCCTCGATCGGGGTCGCGCTGTTCCCCGAGCACGCGACCGACGCCGAGTCGCTGCTGAAGCGCTCCGACTCCGCGATGTCCCAGGCCAAGCGCACCGGCTCGGGCAGCGTCGCGCTCTACGAGCAGCAGGAGGGCGACGCCCGCGCGCGGCTCTCGCTGACGACGCGCCTGCGCCGCGCGATCGGCGAGGTGCGCCTGCACTGCCAGCCGATCGTGTCGCCGACCGACGGCCTCATGATCGGCGTCGAGGCGCTCGTGCGCTGGGAGGACCCGACGCACGGCCTCGTCCCGCCCGCCGACGTCATCCCGATCGCCGAGGAGACCGGCCTCATCGACCCGATCGGCGACTGCTCGTCGAGGAGCTCTGTGAGCAGGCGACGCGCTGGGCCGCGCGCACGCCTCCGCCGCAGCTGGCGCGGCGACAAGGTTGAAGGACAGGCGCGGGCGGTGCCGCTTGGCGCCCCGAGCTCGCGCTAA
- a CDS encoding MFS transporter, producing the protein MTQSRPLANRNYRLYFSGQLISVPGTWLQTVAQAWLVLQLTPSGSALGITVALQALPVLILGPWAGALADRSDKRKLLLGTQAAQGALALTLGAATLAHQATLPMVWVLALGLGLARAIDVPTRQTFVSELVDRDALPRAISINSTVAAAARMVGPAGAGLLIAALGTGACFLINGASFLAPLAGLTLMDTSRLHRPTTPPPRTPKAVRAGLTYVNSRADLLIPLIMMALVGTLAYEFQVTIPLIAHDTFHLGATGFGLLYAAMGAGSVVSGLTIAGRVAPRVKTIAQAALVFGAALAAAALSPSPLTAALCLSVAGAASVVFSSTTNSTLQLRAEPAMRGRVVALYIVAFMGSTPIGGPLVGAIGQLSGPRAALASGAVGCFVAAALAAAYGVRSHGTSKLRPARLAAPEPTRATQ; encoded by the coding sequence ATCACCCAGTCCCGCCCCCTCGCCAACCGCAACTACCGCCTCTACTTCAGCGGCCAGCTGATCTCCGTCCCCGGCACATGGCTGCAGACCGTCGCCCAGGCGTGGCTTGTCCTCCAGCTCACGCCGTCCGGCTCCGCCCTCGGAATCACCGTCGCCCTGCAGGCGCTCCCGGTCCTGATCCTCGGCCCCTGGGCCGGCGCGCTCGCCGACCGATCCGACAAGCGCAAGCTGCTGCTCGGGACGCAGGCCGCCCAAGGGGCGCTGGCCCTGACGCTCGGAGCGGCAACGCTCGCACACCAAGCCACGCTCCCCATGGTCTGGGTCCTCGCCCTCGGCCTCGGCCTCGCGCGCGCGATCGATGTCCCTACGCGCCAGACGTTCGTCTCCGAGCTCGTCGACCGGGACGCCCTCCCGAGAGCGATCTCGATCAACTCCACCGTCGCCGCCGCCGCGCGCATGGTCGGGCCCGCCGGCGCTGGACTCCTCATCGCCGCGCTCGGCACCGGCGCGTGCTTCCTGATCAACGGCGCGTCGTTCCTCGCGCCGCTGGCCGGTCTCACCCTCATGGACACGTCGAGGCTTCACCGGCCCACGACGCCGCCCCCGCGCACGCCGAAGGCGGTGCGCGCCGGGCTGACCTACGTCAACTCGCGCGCCGACCTCCTGATCCCGCTGATCATGATGGCCTTGGTCGGGACGCTGGCCTACGAGTTCCAGGTCACGATCCCGCTCATCGCGCACGACACGTTCCACCTCGGCGCCACCGGCTTCGGCCTCCTGTACGCCGCGATGGGCGCCGGGTCGGTCGTGTCCGGCCTCACGATCGCGGGCCGGGTCGCCCCGAGGGTCAAGACGATCGCCCAGGCGGCGCTCGTCTTCGGCGCCGCGCTGGCCGCGGCCGCGCTCAGCCCGTCTCCGCTCACCGCCGCGCTCTGCCTCAGCGTCGCGGGCGCGGCCAGCGTCGTGTTCTCCTCCACCACGAACTCGACGCTGCAGCTGCGCGCCGAGCCCGCGATGCGGGGTCGCGTGGTGGCCCTCTACATCGTCGCCTTCATGGGATCGACCCCGATCGGAGGGCCGCTGGTGGGAGCCATAGGCCAGCTGTCAGGGCCTCGTGCGGCCCTCGCGAGCGGCGCGGTCGGGTGCTTCGTGGCGGCCGCACTTGCCGCTGCTTACGGCGTTCGGTCGCATGGCACCTCGAAATTGCGTCCCGCCCGCCTGGCAGCGCCGGAGCCCACGCGAGCCACCCAGTAG
- a CDS encoding SDR family oxidoreductase, with the protein MELRDKVALITGGSSGLGRATALALAAEGVEVVVADVDEAGGRAVAEQVGGHFVACDVSSFAANVALVGAAVDLTGGIDIAYLNAGVVTGFGIGPEFDVERYKKVMGINLDGVIYGTHAVLPALKARGGGAIVVTASLAGLTAVPFDPIYAASKAAVVGLARSLGPALAVDNVTYNAICPAFAESKIVEPIREVLAAQGVELIPAETVAATVLRIITGGATGEAWFVQPAREPAPFMFRNVPGPGKGNAARPEAI; encoded by the coding sequence ATGGAGCTGCGCGACAAGGTGGCGCTGATCACCGGCGGCTCCAGCGGGCTGGGCCGCGCCACCGCGCTGGCGCTCGCGGCCGAGGGCGTCGAGGTGGTCGTCGCCGACGTCGACGAGGCGGGCGGCCGTGCCGTCGCCGAGCAGGTCGGCGGCCACTTCGTGGCGTGTGACGTGTCGTCGTTCGCGGCGAACGTCGCGCTGGTCGGCGCGGCCGTCGACCTCACGGGCGGGATCGACATCGCCTACCTGAACGCCGGCGTGGTGACGGGCTTCGGCATCGGCCCGGAGTTCGACGTCGAGCGCTACAAGAAGGTCATGGGGATCAACTTGGACGGCGTGATCTACGGGACTCACGCGGTCCTACCTGCGCTGAAGGCGCGTGGCGGCGGCGCGATCGTCGTGACCGCGTCGCTGGCGGGGCTGACCGCGGTCCCGTTCGACCCGATCTACGCCGCGAGCAAGGCGGCCGTCGTCGGGCTCGCGCGCTCGCTCGGCCCGGCGCTGGCCGTCGACAACGTCACCTACAACGCGATCTGCCCGGCGTTCGCCGAGTCCAAGATCGTCGAGCCGATCCGCGAGGTCCTCGCCGCCCAGGGCGTCGAGCTGATCCCAGCCGAGACCGTGGCGGCCACCGTCCTGCGGATCATCACCGGCGGCGCGACCGGCGAGGCCTGGTTCGTCCAGCCCGCGCGCGAGCCGGCGCCGTTCATGTTCCGCAACGTCCCGGGCCCGGGCAAGGGGAACGCCGCGCGGCCCGAAGCGATTTAG
- a CDS encoding helix-turn-helix domain-containing protein: protein MDAKMQLAANLRRLRKERCWSQEMLAHFAGLHPTEVSRLERGLREPRLRTVMQVAAALRVPVQDLIAPAESAPEPEPVI from the coding sequence ATGGATGCAAAGATGCAGCTCGCCGCAAACCTTCGCCGGCTGCGCAAGGAGCGTTGCTGGTCACAGGAGATGCTGGCGCACTTCGCGGGTCTGCACCCGACCGAAGTGAGCCGCCTGGAGCGCGGCTTGCGCGAGCCTCGCCTGCGGACGGTCATGCAGGTCGCGGCTGCGCTGAGGGTGCCGGTTCAGGACTTGATCGCGCCGGCGGAGTCGGCGCCCGAGCCCGAGCCCGTCATCTAG